A single window of Dermacentor albipictus isolate Rhodes 1998 colony chromosome 1, USDA_Dalb.pri_finalv2, whole genome shotgun sequence DNA harbors:
- the LOC135918766 gene encoding proline-rich protein PRCC, producing MSLVAYADSDDSEDDSSQDAVSDKIIENVPDPVREVSRELDERIAENVRDPVTEADEELGEYGETAAPQQQLPAVTNVEEPTASQKLFSRLPPPKQSASTLHDPSLQDVVVKQANKATKSKRAQILIPSLNQFDDEEEEEENKKKKFRPAQIGSGLIGMLPAPKHGSITTKQLTPQVLARPPPPKPAPKQPLPKPRAPAVPQPTTLYPWEQDDGDDIDTTEEAPNFFTFSEPPLLKVNLDSDLHAAASVPPAASAGPVTASPQSKSSEPEPQPSFNVEPGPEVQPPLPSRKGKIVYAEPEEPGTSVYDVELDDGALVRLRGKRQEEINIIDVCADSQVDKTQILLRGLTEQSTYSSHSNTSDFNTSQQHRRKHQITYLAQQAKAREQELKNTWAQNRMTKRQTQAKYGF from the exons ATGTCTCTTGTTGCGTATGCTGACAGCGATGACTCTGAAGACGATAGCAGTCAGGACGCCGTCTCCGACAAAATCATTGAGAACGTGCCCGATCCCGTTAGAGAAGTGAGCAGGGAGCTCGATGAAAGGATCGCCGAGAACGTGCGCGATCCTGTGACAGAAGCAGATGAAGAACTTGGTGAATATGGTGAAACCGCAGCACCTCAACAGCAACTTCCTGCTGTCACAAACGTTGAAGAACCTACAGCTTCACAGAAGCTGTTTTCTAGGTTACCGCCTCCTAAACAGAGCGCGTCAACACTGCACGATCCGTCGTTGCAAGACGTAGTCGTGAAACAAGCAAATAAGGCCACAAAATCGAAGCGAGCACAGATCCTCATACCTTCCTTGAACCAG TTTgacgatgaagaagaagaagaggaaaacaagaaaaagaagttcCGACCTGCTCAG ATTGGTTCTGGCCTCATAGGCATGCTGCCAGCACCAAAGCACGGTTCCATAACAACGAAGCAGCTTACGCCACAGGTGCTGGCAAGGCCACCTCCTCCGAAACCAGCGCCAAAACAGCCACTACCAAAGCCTCGGGCACCAGCAGTACCGCAGCCAACTACGTTATACCCGTGGGAGCAAGATGATGGCGATGACATAGATACCACTGAAGAAGCACCAAACTTCTTCACGTTCAGTGAACCGCCATTGCTGAAAGTGAACCTTGACTCTGATCTGCATGCCGCTGCCAGCGTGCCACCTGCTGCCTCGGCTGGGCCCGTGACTGCTTCTCCACAAAGCAAATCGTCTGAGCCAGAGCCACAGCCAAGCTTCAATGTTGAGCCTGGCCCTGAAGTGCAGCCACCTTTACCAAGCCGCAAGGGAAAGATTGTCTACGCAGAACCTGAAGAGCCAGGGACATCTGTCTATGACGTTGAGCTCGACGATGGAGCT TTGGTGAGACTGCGTGGCAAGCGTCAAGAGGAGATCAACATCATTGACGTGTGTGCGGACAGCCAAGTTGACAAGACCCAGATCCTCCTTCGTGGCCTCACCGAACAGTCCACATACTCGAGTCATAGCAACACTAGCGACTTCAACACAAGCCAACAGCATCGTCGCAAGCACCAGATCACCTACTTGGCACAGCAA GCCAAGGCACGAGAACAGGAGTTGAAAAACACTTGGGCACAAAACCGTATGACTAAGCGCCAGACTCAAGCAAAGTACGGATTTTGA